From one Triticum aestivum cultivar Chinese Spring chromosome 4B, IWGSC CS RefSeq v2.1, whole genome shotgun sequence genomic stretch:
- the LOC123094671 gene encoding zinc finger CCCH domain-containing protein 18 gives MAADTPSDDPLSGGGDSACSTPFVSAPSSPTRDPFSGHHHAACFFSAPASPTRGASKEFACGGLDFDFDFDFSSRFPSPSAAAMSSADELFHNGQIRLSAMLLQPHQPHLASPSQAPVEVEEGERGRFRGRSVHRKARSLSPFRAHWRSPSAAPPPESESVEPAATPPASRSSSSSSTASSASSSSSRSSRRWGFIKDLLHRSKSDGGKDSQHPAAPAPPTFSATPKRSPSPSPSPAAARCRGAGRGRRRSAHERLYEARRAEAEEMRRRTYLPYRQGGLLLFGCIGLGNRSYGTAVHGLARGLNTATATATAVSSRS, from the coding sequence ATGGCCGCCGACACGCCTTCCGACGACCCGCTTTCCGGTGGCGGGGACAGCGCCTGCTCCACGCCGTTCGTCAGCGCGCCCTCCAGCCCCACCCGCGACCCCTTCTCCGGCCACCACCACGCCGCGTGCTTCTTCAGCGCGCCGGCGAGCCCCACCCGCGGCGCCAGCAAAGAGTTTGCCTGCGGCGGCCTCGACTTTGACTTCGACTTCGACTTCTCGTCCCGCTtcccgtcgccctccgccgccgccatgtcgtccGCCGACGAGCTCTTCCACAACGGCCAGATCCGCCTCTCCGCGATGCTGCTCCAGCCGCACCAGCCTCACCTCGCCTCGCCTTCACAGGCCCCCGTGGAGGTGGAAGAGGGCGAGCGCGGCCGCTTCAGGGGCCGGTCCGTGCACCGCAAGGCGCGCTCGCTCTCCCCATTCCGTGCCCACTGGAGGTCACcatctgccgcgccgccgccggagtccgagtCCGTCGAGCCGGCGGCCACGCCCCCGGCCTCgcgctcctcgtcgtcctcgtccacCGCTTCGTCCgcgtcctcctcttcctccagGAGCTCCCGGCGTTGGGGCTTCATTAAGGATCTCCTCCACCGGAGCAAGTCAGACGGCGGCAAGGACAGCCAGCACCCTGCCGCTCCGGCTCCCCCGACTTTCTCTGCAACGCCAAAGAGGAGCCCATCTCCTTCTCCATCGCCGGCGGCGGCCAGATGTAGAGGGGCAGGGAGGGGCAGGCGGAGGTCGGCGCATGAGAGGCTCTACGAGGCGAGAAGGGCGGAGGCGGAAGAGATGCGACGGCGCACGTACCTGCCCTACCGGCAGGGCGGGCTGCTGCTCTTCGGTTGCATCGGCCTCGGCAACCGCAGCTATGGCACCGCCGTCCACGGCCTTGCTCGGGGTCTcaacaccgccaccgccaccgccacggccGTCTCTTCAAGGTCATGA